CGGCGGCATTCGCTGCAGCAGTGCCAACCCCAGGATGTCCACGGAACGCTCACCGGCTACACGCGCCAAGGCTGCATCGCCGCCGTCGGGCATGTGCAGTTCAAGGCGCGCCGCAAGGACCCCGCGCACCGGCACGTCCACCACGGTGACGTGGCCGCCGTCGTCCATTGGGGACGTTCCGCCGGCGGCACTGAGGGTAACTCCCGATGGTGAGAGCAGCCGCGCACTTGCCCCCGTTTTTTCGGACAGCACCGCCAGGAGTTGATCAAGCCCGCCGCCGTGGGCCAGCTCGGCTGCCATGGCGTGGCTGGCTTGGTCGCCGCGCTGAAGGTGCTCCACGGATTCGCTGACCAGGAGCGAATTGATTTCCTGCATGACTGCCACAAACGGAACCACGTGGCGCAGCTCGATCACGGGCAATCCTGCCGCCTCGGCGATCTCCAGCATGCGTGCAGGAACTTCGGGCAGGGCTGGACCAGTTTCCAGGGCCAAGGCAGCAATGCCCCGGGCGGCGAGCTCACGGACGTAGTCGGCTTGCCGTTCGGCTGTGACGCCGGCCAGGGCTTGGCCGCCACTGAGTAACAGCTCACCGCCGCTGAGGAGCGGAGCAATGTCCAGGACTTCACTGGAGTGGACCCAACGGACGGCCCGGCTCAACGCCTCAGGGACGTTGTTGAGGAAGCGGGGTTCTGCGGATTTGAGGCTCTGAGACTTCAAAGCCGAGCCCAAGGCTATGGACATGACACTCCGTACGGTAATGGCCTATTTGCTTAGACACATCGTATCTTGTTGCTGTGATCCGGGGCACATACGCTGAAAGGGTCCCTTTTATACACGGAGGCTCTCCCATGCAAGACAACCTCTCTTCTTCGCGTTCGAGTTCAGCGCAAACAGGCTCTTCCCAGCCGGACTCAACGCTGTCAGGACCGGCAACGGCGCCGGGCCACGACAGCGAAGCCTGGCTTCAACCCATCCCCGAATCAGACCGCACCCGCAAAGTTTCCGGACAGTTCTGGATCTGGGCAGGCGCCAACCTCGCACCTATCAACTGGGTGCTCGGCGCCCTCGGCATCCACCTTGGCCTTGGCTTCGCTGACACCGTAATTGTCCTGGTCCTGGGAAACCTGATCGGCATGCTGCTGTTCGGCTGCTTTGTCCTCCTTGGCCAGAAGACCGGCGCCACCGGAATGGTGTTGGCCCGCGCAGCATTCGGCCGCCGGGGCAACTACCTCCCCGCCGCCATCCAAGCGCTTCTGGTAATCGGCTGGTGTGCCGTCAACACCTGGATCATCCTGGATCTGGTCATGGCGCTCTTCGGCACCCTTGGCTGGGTTGACCCGGAGGCCAAGAACTACGCCTGGAAGATCGGCGTCGCCACGGCCATCATGGCGGCCCAGGTAGCCATCGCCTGGTTCGGCTACAAGGCTATTGCAGCCTTCGAAAAGTGGACGGTTCCGCCCACCATCATCATCCTGGCCGTCATGTCATGCGTGGCGTGGTTCGGCATGAAGATCGACTGGGGCTATGCGGGCCCGGCCGGCAACATCCTTGAAGGTTCCGAGCGCATCGCCGCCATGAGTGCAGTGATGACGGCGATTGGCATCGGCTGGGGCATCACCTGGTTCACCTACGCTGCTGACTATTCCCGATTCGTCAGCACCTCGGTCCCCAAACGCAAGGTGTATCTTGCCTCGGTCCTCGGCCAGTTCATCCCTGTGGTGTGGCTCGGCGTCCTCGGAGCAAGCCTGGCCACCAACAGCGGCGAAATCGACCCCGGAAAACTCATTGTCCAAAACTTCGGAGTCCTGGCCCTCCCGGTCCTCCTCATGGTCCTGCATGGCCCCATCGCCACCAACATCCTGAACATCTACACCTTTTCCGTGGCCACGCAGGCCCTGGATATCAAGATCAGCCGCCGCAAGCTGAACCTGTTCGTAGGCGTCTTCTCGCTGATCGCCGTCGTGTTCTTCATCTTCCAGGAGGACTTCGCCGCTGTTCTCGACGCGTGGCTGATCGGGCTGGTCGCCTGGGTGGCCGCTTGGGGCGGGGTCATGCTGGTGCACTACTTCTGGCTCGAAAAGCGCTGGCCAGCCAAGGTGGACCGCCTCTTCGACCCCGTTGGAACGCACCGCCTGCCCGTCATCAACTGGGCCGGCATCGTGTCCCTGTTGGTGGGCATCTTCTCCACTTGGCTGTTCATGTATGGCTTGGTTCCCGCCATGCAGGGCCCCGTCGCCGTGGCCTTGGGCGGATGGGATCTCTCCTGGCTGGCTGGTGGACTGACCAGCGCGGCAAGCTACGCACTACTCGGCCCCCGAGCCCACAAGAAGTACCTTCTGGCGGACTCAAACCACGTGTCAGTGACACAGCCAGTCACACCCGCAGTTCCCGAAAGGACTACAGCATGATCCAGCCCGCTTTCGCTGATTCGCTCCACCCGATCACATGGCCCGAGGGCTACCGGGCCGCAGCGTCCTTCACCTTCGACGTCGACGCCGAGTCCTGCACCATCGCCCACGATCCCAGCAGCACGCGGCGCATGTCCCTCATGAGCCACCAGTCCTACGGTCCAAAGATCGCCGTCCCGCGCCTCCTTCAGATCCTGGACCGCCAGGCCATCAAGGCAACGTTCTTCATTCCGGGCTTCACGGCGGAGAGCTACCCGGACGTGGTCCGCAGGATCGCTGATGCCGGGCACGAGATCGCCCATCACGGATACCTTCATGAGCCTATGCAGGGAATCGACGCAGCCACCGAGGCAAGCTATCTGGACCGAGGGCTTGAAGCACTGGCCAACGCGGCAGGAATCCGGCCGGTGGGTTACCGGGCGCCGTGGTGGGAGTTGAACTGGCAGTCGCCCGCCCTGCTGGCGGATCGTGGCTTCCTTTACGATTCGAGCCTGCTCGACGGCGA
This genomic interval from Paenarthrobacter aurescens TC1 contains the following:
- a CDS encoding putative transcription regulator (identified by match to protein family HMM PF07905), producing MSIALGSALKSQSLKSAEPRFLNNVPEALSRAVRWVHSSEVLDIAPLLSGGELLLSGGQALAGVTAERQADYVRELAARGIAALALETGPALPEVPARMLEIAEAAGLPVIELRHVVPFVAVMQEINSLLVSESVEHLQRGDQASHAMAAELAHGGGLDQLLAVLSEKTGASARLLSPSGVTLSAAGGTSPMDDGGHVTVVDVPVRGVLAARLELHMPDGGDAALARVAGERSVDILGLALLQRMPPGLKELAGIELMRAINSGGQHWQLQQLGPASGFPAQGAVAAVVIRSTGAGHLRPAVDALLRLSVPHSASYADNAELIALAALGEGAATRRALVEALHGLEVPTGSWVAVGPLGIGIAEAPWSLAEARRAFDLASPGKGVVDADTLAVELLAQETLDPASREGFVQRQLGAVVEHDRLKKSQLMRTLSVWLDTGCNTAQAARELHLERQSLHHRLQRIFELCGGDPRGNGRLAALHLATRLARV
- a CDS encoding putative polysaccharide deacetylase domain protein (identified by match to protein family HMM PF01522); this encodes MIQPAFADSLHPITWPEGYRAAASFTFDVDAESCTIAHDPSSTRRMSLMSHQSYGPKIAVPRLLQILDRQAIKATFFIPGFTAESYPDVVRRIADAGHEIAHHGYLHEPMQGIDAATEASYLDRGLEALANAAGIRPVGYRAPWWELNWQSPALLADRGFLYDSSLLDGDAPYRMAVAEGDSRDIVEIPVDWALDDWEQYGFYPGVTGSGVIESPAKALEMWTLEAQAHHSQGSCFVLTNHPFISGRPSRAVALEQLMERVKDLDGMWVTTLAEIAQHTKDTAQEIHTHARIDVPLFPGAGASFRPAQVKIPTLR
- a CDS encoding putative cytosine/purine/uracil/thiamine/allantoin permease family protein (identified by match to protein family HMM PF02133) encodes the protein MQDNLSSSRSSSAQTGSSQPDSTLSGPATAPGHDSEAWLQPIPESDRTRKVSGQFWIWAGANLAPINWVLGALGIHLGLGFADTVIVLVLGNLIGMLLFGCFVLLGQKTGATGMVLARAAFGRRGNYLPAAIQALLVIGWCAVNTWIILDLVMALFGTLGWVDPEAKNYAWKIGVATAIMAAQVAIAWFGYKAIAAFEKWTVPPTIIILAVMSCVAWFGMKIDWGYAGPAGNILEGSERIAAMSAVMTAIGIGWGITWFTYAADYSRFVSTSVPKRKVYLASVLGQFIPVVWLGVLGASLATNSGEIDPGKLIVQNFGVLALPVLLMVLHGPIATNILNIYTFSVATQALDIKISRRKLNLFVGVFSLIAVVFFIFQEDFAAVLDAWLIGLVAWVAAWGGVMLVHYFWLEKRWPAKVDRLFDPVGTHRLPVINWAGIVSLLVGIFSTWLFMYGLVPAMQGPVAVALGGWDLSWLAGGLTSAASYALLGPRAHKKYLLADSNHVSVTQPVTPAVPERTTA